The following proteins are encoded in a genomic region of Oncorhynchus kisutch isolate 150728-3 linkage group LG6, Okis_V2, whole genome shotgun sequence:
- the mpzl2b gene encoding myelin protein zero-like protein 2b isoform X1 — MYRTWQQFLALMGLFAVPGVLRVVGMEIFTSKEVEALNGTEVRLKCTFKSKHPVSHYSVAVSWNFRPLNQGAEESVFYYQETAYPPTEGRFKGHAVWSGDILRQDASISLHEVPFTFNGTYTCHVRNLPDVHGINGEVTLRVVHKVSISDISILAAAIGGTIAIVLVLLGLFMVFKYRNRHANTDMELQGRKLQETRELQARVLQERELEANILQERELQANILQEKKLKASQKERKDPTVW, encoded by the exons GTGTGCTGCGAGTCGTTGGGATGGAGATTTTCACATCCAAGGAGGTGGAGGCATTGAACGGGACAGAAGTGAGATTGAAGTGCACCTTTAAGTCCAAACACCCAGTGTCCCACTACTCTGTGGCTGTCTCCTGGAACTTCCGTCCCCTGAACCAGGGTGCTGAGGAGTCG gtgtttTACTACCAGGAGACGGCATACCCCCCTACAGAGGGGCGGTTTAAGGGCCATGCAGTGTGGTCAGGGGACATCCTGAGACAGGACGCCTCCATCAGTCTGCATGAAGTCCCCTTCACCTTCAACGGCACCTACACCTGCCATGTCCGCAACCTGCCCGACGTCCACGGCATCAATGGAGAGGTCACCCTCAGGGTTGTCCACAAag TCTCCATCTCTGATATAAGCATCCTGGCTGCAGCCATCGGGGGAACCATCGCCATAGTCCTGGTGCTGCTCGGTCTCTTCATGGTGTTCAAGTACCGCAACCGCCATGCCAACACAGACATGGAGCTGCAGGGGAGGAAACTGCAGGAAACCAGAGAGCTACAGGCCAGGGTCCTacaggagagagagttggaggccAACATCCTACAGGAGAGAGAGTTGCAGGCCAACATCCTACAGGAGAAAAAGCTGAAGGCCAGTCAGAAGGAGCGTAAAGACCCTACAGTGTGGTGA
- the mpzl2b gene encoding myelin protein zero-like protein 2b isoform X2, producing MEIFTSKEVEALNGTEVRLKCTFKSKHPVSHYSVAVSWNFRPLNQGAEESVFYYQETAYPPTEGRFKGHAVWSGDILRQDASISLHEVPFTFNGTYTCHVRNLPDVHGINGEVTLRVVHKVSISDISILAAAIGGTIAIVLVLLGLFMVFKYRNRHANTDMELQGRKLQETRELQARVLQERELEANILQERELQANILQEKKLKASQKERKDPTVW from the exons ATGGAGATTTTCACATCCAAGGAGGTGGAGGCATTGAACGGGACAGAAGTGAGATTGAAGTGCACCTTTAAGTCCAAACACCCAGTGTCCCACTACTCTGTGGCTGTCTCCTGGAACTTCCGTCCCCTGAACCAGGGTGCTGAGGAGTCG gtgtttTACTACCAGGAGACGGCATACCCCCCTACAGAGGGGCGGTTTAAGGGCCATGCAGTGTGGTCAGGGGACATCCTGAGACAGGACGCCTCCATCAGTCTGCATGAAGTCCCCTTCACCTTCAACGGCACCTACACCTGCCATGTCCGCAACCTGCCCGACGTCCACGGCATCAATGGAGAGGTCACCCTCAGGGTTGTCCACAAag TCTCCATCTCTGATATAAGCATCCTGGCTGCAGCCATCGGGGGAACCATCGCCATAGTCCTGGTGCTGCTCGGTCTCTTCATGGTGTTCAAGTACCGCAACCGCCATGCCAACACAGACATGGAGCTGCAGGGGAGGAAACTGCAGGAAACCAGAGAGCTACAGGCCAGGGTCCTacaggagagagagttggaggccAACATCCTACAGGAGAGAGAGTTGCAGGCCAACATCCTACAGGAGAAAAAGCTGAAGGCCAGTCAGAAGGAGCGTAAAGACCCTACAGTGTGGTGA